One genomic region from Spirosoma sp. KCTC 42546 encodes:
- a CDS encoding SusC/RagA family TonB-linked outer membrane protein, producing the protein MCSRFTPTALPILLAGTLLSGFQPASSQTIAMARQQRTSVVAPVVVTHRLADVLNDLKVRYQTDILFEDRTVANLTVPADALAGSSSLENALSRLLKPFNLRYKQVKPGTWVVLTRKPTPSSRDAQPPANPASESSSPETNQLNTGLLSTTTSVAPAPEDIPISGTVRAADNGRTGSSGPLPGVSVVVKGTNRGTTTDANGRYQINIPEPATGPTSLTLVFSYVGYVAQEVVVNKQSEINVQLQEDNQSLNEVVVVGYGSVRKSDLTGSVTSLKAQDLTRGTNINLQQTLTGRSPGVQIYQKSGEPGATMSVQIRGITSITGNNDPLYVVDGLPVNDGTAIGSASAGGTTSNPNNRTPLNSLNPADIESIEILKDASASAIYGSRGANGVVIITTKKGKDGKLKVEYNGTYGVQKVAHTQRFMTGDEYTNVINSIIDLGKLTTPKVTGPNANTDWQQLLFENAPIQSHDLSFSGAGGNTRYYISAGYFNQDGIMLKSGTRRYNARVNLENGVANKYNVGISLTTSYTRDYYNATGLGLNDNASALYMAQNYDPTAPPYNADGSYYRSPLMAPMDNPLAVINGQYGMGDTYRTFGNMYAEYFLMPSLSAKVRVGVDLNDNQRYFWIDPTTLTGLSYNGYADVRDGKRGYYLAEGTLNFNKTINDHRISAVVGSTYERYTSSALIASSRSFALSDLTFDALGTGDNTLNGVGSGRQENKLVSFLGRVNYAFKGKYLLTGALRADGSARFGPNKRFGYFPSAALAWRIHDEDFLKSSRSVSELKLRASYGVTGNQPTANYLYFSTYSAGRNAVFNESKVSSLQPTRSANPDLQWESAVQADLGIDFGFFSGRLTGSADYYNRKTSNLLYDIPQPSSTGFGSRTENVGSMRNTGFEFSLKGIVLDKKDFRIDAGFNITTLKNRVLSLGNVTQSIGSGPGSIGQVSILKTGESIGSFYGYIVDGVWQTGDDFGKAQTGVRPGDLKYRDLDGNNIINASDRVILGKSLPDFYYGFNTNVSFKGLALDVFFEGSQGAKMLNSSLVDAYYPVDYRRNKLATPYLNRWTPNNPTNDYPSFLPNDVQGQRQITNKTVEDASYLRLQAIRLSYKLPVPKNRYISSASVFVNGQNLYTFTKYSGTDPAANALGDNILRIDYNTYPLTRTFTTGLNLQF; encoded by the coding sequence ATGTGTTCACGTTTTACCCCAACTGCGTTGCCCATTCTGCTCGCTGGAACGTTACTCAGCGGTTTCCAGCCTGCCAGCAGCCAAACCATTGCCATGGCACGGCAACAACGTACCAGTGTTGTTGCGCCGGTCGTGGTTACGCACCGACTGGCCGATGTACTGAACGATCTGAAAGTCCGCTACCAGACCGACATTCTGTTTGAAGACCGAACGGTTGCCAATCTGACCGTTCCGGCCGATGCACTGGCCGGAAGCTCGTCGCTGGAGAATGCGTTGAGTCGACTGCTCAAGCCGTTCAACCTGCGTTACAAGCAGGTTAAACCAGGCACCTGGGTTGTGTTAACCCGGAAGCCAACCCCATCAAGCCGCGATGCTCAGCCTCCGGCAAACCCGGCCTCTGAATCAAGTTCGCCGGAAACGAATCAGCTGAATACGGGCCTGCTATCTACAACAACGTCGGTAGCGCCAGCGCCCGAAGATATTCCGATTAGTGGCACGGTGCGAGCCGCCGACAATGGCCGTACTGGCTCCTCCGGTCCACTACCGGGCGTGAGTGTGGTGGTGAAAGGGACCAACCGGGGAACCACTACCGATGCCAACGGTCGGTATCAGATCAACATCCCGGAACCGGCTACTGGCCCCACATCACTGACGCTGGTTTTTTCGTACGTGGGTTATGTAGCCCAGGAGGTGGTCGTCAATAAGCAATCGGAGATCAACGTCCAGCTTCAGGAGGATAATCAGTCGCTGAACGAGGTGGTGGTTGTGGGGTACGGTAGCGTCCGTAAAAGTGATCTGACCGGTTCGGTAACGTCGCTCAAAGCGCAGGATTTAACCCGAGGGACCAATATCAACCTACAGCAAACATTAACGGGTAGATCGCCGGGTGTGCAGATTTACCAGAAAAGCGGTGAACCTGGCGCCACCATGAGCGTTCAGATTCGGGGAATTACGTCCATAACCGGTAACAATGACCCGCTGTACGTGGTTGATGGGTTACCCGTAAACGATGGTACAGCTATTGGCTCCGCCAGCGCAGGCGGCACAACCAGTAACCCCAATAATAGAACGCCACTGAATAGCCTAAACCCGGCTGATATTGAATCGATTGAGATTTTAAAAGATGCATCGGCTTCCGCCATTTATGGATCGCGCGGGGCTAATGGGGTCGTAATTATTACAACCAAAAAAGGAAAAGATGGCAAGCTAAAGGTGGAATACAATGGCACCTACGGCGTTCAGAAAGTAGCCCACACCCAGCGGTTCATGACGGGGGATGAGTACACCAATGTGATCAATTCCATCATTGATCTGGGCAAGTTAACTACCCCCAAAGTAACCGGCCCCAACGCCAACACCGACTGGCAGCAACTGTTGTTCGAGAATGCCCCCATCCAGTCGCACGATCTTTCGTTCAGTGGAGCCGGGGGAAACACCCGCTACTACATATCCGCCGGGTATTTTAATCAGGATGGTATCATGCTCAAATCGGGTACCCGCCGGTACAACGCCCGCGTCAACCTGGAAAATGGTGTTGCCAACAAATACAATGTGGGTATCAGTCTGACTACGTCCTACACACGGGATTACTACAACGCTACAGGTTTGGGCCTGAATGATAACGCCAGCGCCCTGTATATGGCGCAGAACTACGATCCGACTGCCCCACCCTATAACGCCGACGGCTCGTACTATCGCTCCCCCCTGATGGCCCCGATGGATAATCCGCTTGCCGTTATCAATGGGCAGTACGGCATGGGCGATACCTACCGCACCTTCGGGAACATGTACGCCGAGTACTTCCTGATGCCATCCCTGTCGGCCAAGGTTCGGGTGGGAGTCGATTTAAACGATAACCAGCGTTATTTCTGGATCGACCCAACCACCTTAACGGGTTTATCCTACAACGGTTATGCCGATGTACGCGACGGGAAACGGGGCTATTATCTGGCCGAGGGTACGCTGAACTTTAACAAAACGATCAACGATCACCGGATTTCGGCGGTTGTAGGCTCAACTTACGAACGCTATACATCCAGCGCTTTAATTGCCAGTTCCCGCTCCTTTGCCCTGTCGGACCTCACTTTCGATGCGCTGGGTACCGGCGATAATACCTTGAATGGCGTTGGCAGCGGTCGTCAGGAAAACAAGCTGGTCTCCTTTCTGGGCCGGGTGAACTATGCGTTCAAAGGAAAATACCTGCTTACGGGCGCTTTACGGGCCGATGGGTCGGCGCGATTCGGTCCTAACAAACGATTCGGTTATTTCCCCTCGGCAGCGCTGGCCTGGCGAATTCATGACGAAGATTTTCTAAAATCCAGCCGATCGGTCAGTGAATTGAAACTGCGGGCCAGCTACGGCGTAACGGGTAACCAGCCAACAGCAAACTATCTGTATTTCTCCACCTACTCTGCCGGACGCAATGCCGTTTTCAATGAGAGCAAAGTAAGCTCGTTGCAACCTACCCGCAGTGCCAACCCCGACCTGCAATGGGAGTCAGCGGTACAGGCGGACCTGGGGATCGACTTTGGTTTCTTTAGCGGTCGATTAACGGGTAGCGCAGATTATTACAATCGTAAAACCTCCAACCTATTGTACGACATCCCGCAGCCGTCCAGCACGGGTTTTGGCAGCCGTACCGAGAACGTGGGCAGCATGCGCAATACGGGTTTCGAATTTTCGCTGAAGGGCATTGTTTTGGATAAGAAAGATTTCCGAATCGACGCCGGGTTCAACATCACAACCCTTAAGAACCGGGTGCTGAGTCTGGGCAATGTAACCCAGTCCATCGGCTCGGGTCCGGGGAGTATTGGCCAGGTAAGTATTCTTAAAACCGGCGAGTCCATCGGCTCCTTCTACGGTTACATCGTTGACGGCGTTTGGCAAACGGGCGACGATTTCGGGAAGGCCCAAACCGGTGTTCGACCCGGCGACCTGAAATACCGGGATCTGGATGGCAACAACATCATCAATGCCAGCGACCGCGTTATTCTTGGTAAATCGCTGCCCGACTTTTACTACGGTTTCAACACCAATGTCTCGTTTAAGGGGCTCGCTCTGGATGTGTTCTTTGAAGGATCGCAAGGGGCAAAAATGCTAAACAGCAGCTTGGTCGATGCCTATTACCCTGTTGATTATCGGCGTAATAAACTGGCCACTCCCTACCTGAATCGCTGGACGCCCAACAACCCAACCAACGACTATCCGTCTTTTCTGCCGAATGATGTGCAGGGTCAACGGCAGATTACCAACAAAACGGTTGAAGATGCCTCGTACCTGCGTCTTCAGGCTATCCGATTGTCGTACAAGCTGCCCGTGCCCAAAAATCGCTACATCAGTTCGGCTTCGGTGTTCGTCAACGGCCAGAATCTGTACACGTTCACGAAGTATAGCGGCACCGATCCAGCCGCTAATGCCCTCGGTGATAATATCTTACGAATCGACTACAATACCTATCCGCTCACCCGAACCTTCACAACCGGCCTTAACCTCCAGTTCTGA
- a CDS encoding RagB/SusD family nutrient uptake outer membrane protein, with protein MKKAFIYLFFSGFLLIFSSCEQALEVTPKSEFSPSNVLTSESGIKSLLFSSYAQQQTQSNSRYVINDSEVSTDIGFNTGGAENGQLITLVNFTWDPSIGTFNDDMWTPNYRTIRDANGVIENIANVNTSDANKKLYKAEARVLRAQAYALLYNFFGPVPLRTSTTQAADLARATDAELKTFIETEITQSLADLPDPGKEEAFGRLNKGNANGILAKFYLNTKQWQKAADAAKAVIDLNYYALNPSFVDLFRVENEGGNNREMLLVLQCRTEDPFGNWYQAGALPPSYKSSPQFPNYVYKSTMSNFATQYRLRTAFTSTFAPTDKRLQLICTSYVNSSNQTVDLSTGDNARSFKYWDNNTVGNNSGTDVPVIRYADILLTRAEALNELNGPTAEAFALINQVRTRAGIPNLTDTDAPTKEAFRTAIFRERGWEFVSEGKRREDLIRQGTFISLAQARGVTNAKPERVLFPIPQSEIDANKLCVQNPGY; from the coding sequence ATGAAAAAGGCATTTATATATCTTTTCTTCAGCGGTTTTCTGCTTATATTTTCGTCCTGCGAACAGGCACTGGAGGTAACGCCCAAGTCTGAATTTTCGCCCAGCAATGTGTTGACGTCCGAAAGCGGGATTAAATCGCTGCTGTTCTCGTCCTACGCCCAGCAACAAACCCAGTCGAACTCGCGCTACGTGATCAATGACTCCGAAGTGTCCACCGATATAGGCTTCAATACGGGTGGTGCCGAAAATGGCCAGTTGATCACCCTCGTCAATTTCACCTGGGACCCGTCCATCGGCACATTCAACGACGATATGTGGACGCCCAATTACCGGACGATCCGTGATGCCAACGGCGTTATTGAGAACATCGCCAATGTTAACACCTCCGACGCCAACAAAAAGCTCTATAAAGCCGAAGCCCGCGTGTTACGAGCTCAGGCCTATGCACTGTTGTATAACTTCTTCGGACCCGTTCCACTCCGTACATCGACTACCCAGGCCGCGGATCTGGCACGGGCCACGGATGCCGAACTGAAGACGTTTATCGAAACAGAGATCACCCAATCGCTGGCCGATTTGCCTGATCCGGGGAAAGAAGAAGCGTTTGGTCGCTTGAACAAGGGCAATGCAAACGGGATTCTGGCCAAGTTTTACCTGAATACGAAACAGTGGCAAAAAGCAGCCGATGCCGCCAAGGCCGTGATTGACCTCAACTATTATGCGCTGAACCCAAGTTTTGTGGACCTGTTTCGGGTAGAGAATGAAGGAGGAAATAACCGCGAAATGCTTCTGGTGTTACAGTGCCGTACCGAAGACCCCTTTGGAAACTGGTATCAGGCAGGGGCGTTACCGCCTTCGTACAAAAGCAGTCCGCAGTTTCCGAACTACGTGTACAAGTCAACCATGTCTAATTTTGCAACCCAGTACCGGCTGCGCACAGCCTTTACCAGCACCTTTGCGCCAACCGACAAACGGCTGCAACTGATTTGTACCAGCTACGTGAACAGCAGCAACCAGACTGTCGATCTATCGACGGGAGATAATGCCCGGAGCTTTAAATACTGGGACAACAATACCGTTGGCAACAACAGCGGCACCGACGTTCCGGTTATCCGCTATGCCGATATCCTGCTCACCCGCGCCGAGGCCTTAAACGAACTCAACGGGCCAACCGCCGAAGCGTTCGCACTGATCAATCAGGTTCGGACAAGAGCTGGAATTCCCAATCTCACGGACACGGATGCCCCAACAAAAGAGGCCTTCCGTACAGCTATTTTCAGAGAACGCGGCTGGGAATTTGTATCGGAAGGGAAGCGACGGGAAGACCTGATTCGGCAGGGCACCTTTATTTCACTGGCTCAGGCCCGGGGAGTAACCAATGCGAAACCGGAACGGGTATTATTCCCCATTCCTCAGTCGGAAATTGACGCCAACAAGTTATGCGTTCAAAATCCGGGGTATTGA
- a CDS encoding glycoside hydrolase family 2 TIM barrel-domain containing protein, giving the protein MKHVLILIILLLLTLSGVQAQSTIWSTEKANAWYKKQGWVRGSNFQPSTAINQLEMFQAATFDPKTIDKELGWAEGLGLNAMRVYLHHMAWTTDKAGFKNRLGQYLQIANKHGIKTILVFFDDCWNDEYHPGKQPAPKPGIHNSGWVRDPGTMILTHPDSLKVLESYVKDVMTTFKNDDRILLWDLYNEPGNNQYFDKSLPLLKSVFGWARAVNPSQPISAGVWNWDDKFTELNKFQEENSDVITYHNYRYIDNHQQRINSLRKYNRPLICTEYMARRNGSLFQTIMPMLKQENVGAINWGFVSGKTNTIYAWGTPMPDGKEPELWFHDIYRTDGTPFSEDEVSKIKALTGKK; this is encoded by the coding sequence ATGAAACACGTACTAATCCTAATCATTCTCCTACTCCTTACCCTATCAGGCGTACAGGCACAAAGCACAATCTGGTCTACCGAAAAGGCCAATGCCTGGTATAAAAAACAGGGTTGGGTGAGGGGCTCTAATTTCCAACCCAGCACGGCCATCAACCAGCTCGAAATGTTTCAGGCCGCTACGTTTGATCCAAAAACTATTGACAAGGAGCTAGGTTGGGCCGAAGGGCTAGGGCTGAACGCCATGCGGGTTTATCTGCACCATATGGCCTGGACAACCGATAAAGCGGGGTTCAAAAATCGTCTGGGACAGTACCTCCAGATTGCCAATAAACACGGTATCAAAACCATACTCGTATTTTTTGACGATTGCTGGAATGACGAATACCATCCCGGCAAGCAGCCTGCCCCCAAACCCGGCATTCATAACAGCGGCTGGGTGCGTGACCCCGGCACCATGATCCTGACTCACCCCGACAGTCTGAAGGTGCTGGAAAGCTACGTAAAGGACGTGATGACCACCTTTAAAAACGATGATCGAATCCTACTCTGGGACCTCTATAACGAGCCGGGTAACAATCAGTACTTCGACAAGAGTTTACCGCTGTTGAAGTCCGTATTTGGCTGGGCCAGGGCCGTTAACCCATCGCAACCGATCAGCGCGGGCGTTTGGAACTGGGACGACAAATTTACGGAGCTAAACAAGTTTCAGGAAGAAAACTCGGACGTGATCACCTACCACAATTACCGATACATTGATAATCACCAGCAGCGCATCAATTCCTTACGCAAATACAACCGGCCCCTCATCTGTACGGAATACATGGCCCGCAGAAACGGTAGCCTCTTCCAGACCATTATGCCCATGTTGAAGCAGGAAAATGTTGGTGCCATCAACTGGGGATTTGTATCGGGCAAAACGAATACGATTTATGCCTGGGGAACACCTATGCCGGATGGCAAAGAACCAGAATTGTGGTTCCACGACATCTACAGAACAGACGGAACGCCCTTCAGTGAAGACGAGGTCAGCAAGATTAAGGCATTAACAGGTAAAAAATAG
- a CDS encoding arylsulfatase, with protein MKKVLFVGLLPVMAVLSILLLGGFEKKQTDTVQPKAAQKPNIIVIMADDMGFSDLGCYGGEIHTPNIDFLAANGIRYTQFYNTSRCCPTRASLLTGLYNHQAGIGKMTDAEDEPGYRGHMTENTVTLAEVLKSAGYQTAMTGKWHVSNTNVQKSPQEQLDWLNHKKDYGDFAPISQYPTSRGFDRYFGNIWGVVDFFDPFSLVSGTKPIREVPKNYYHTDAISDTTVAYIKSFAKESSPFFIYVAETAPHWPLMALPEDIAKYKDTYKSGWDAIRKARYEKMSKLGLIDPAKTKLSKRWQDDQSWESNPDKEWDAQAMAVHAAMIDRMDQGIGRMINALRETGQLDNTLILFLSDNGASPENCAAYGPGFDRPNETRDGRKIVYDLKKQILPGAETSYASIGQRWANVANTPYQFWKAESYEGGVHTPLVAFWPKGITAKKGSYSAQVGHVMDFMSTFTELTGATYPKTYKGHTITPTTGVSLVPSFAGKASAGHETLFNEHFGARYARQGNWKLVSASRDTTWSLFNLATDKSETQDVAAQYPDKVQQLASLWRQWANSHEVFPKPGRKK; from the coding sequence ATGAAAAAGGTCTTGTTCGTTGGGTTATTGCCGGTAATGGCCGTCTTATCCATCCTGCTTTTGGGTGGTTTTGAGAAGAAACAAACTGACACAGTACAGCCAAAAGCAGCTCAAAAACCCAACATCATTGTGATCATGGCCGATGATATGGGCTTCTCGGATTTAGGCTGCTACGGTGGCGAAATTCACACACCCAATATCGACTTTCTGGCCGCTAACGGCATTCGCTATACGCAGTTTTACAACACTTCCCGTTGCTGTCCTACACGGGCATCGTTGCTCACGGGCCTTTATAACCATCAGGCTGGTATTGGCAAGATGACCGACGCGGAAGATGAACCGGGCTACCGGGGGCACATGACCGAAAACACCGTTACGCTGGCCGAAGTACTCAAATCAGCAGGCTACCAAACGGCTATGACCGGCAAGTGGCACGTATCGAACACCAACGTACAAAAAAGCCCCCAGGAGCAACTCGACTGGCTGAATCATAAAAAAGACTACGGCGATTTTGCCCCTATCTCCCAATACCCAACCAGCCGGGGCTTCGATAGGTATTTCGGCAACATCTGGGGAGTAGTCGACTTCTTCGATCCCTTTAGCCTTGTCAGCGGAACAAAGCCCATCAGGGAGGTTCCCAAAAACTATTACCATACCGACGCCATCAGCGATACAACCGTAGCTTACATTAAATCCTTTGCGAAAGAATCATCTCCATTCTTTATCTACGTCGCCGAAACCGCCCCGCACTGGCCGCTGATGGCGCTACCCGAAGACATCGCCAAGTACAAGGATACCTATAAATCGGGCTGGGATGCTATACGGAAAGCCCGGTACGAGAAAATGAGCAAACTGGGCCTGATTGACCCAGCTAAAACCAAACTATCCAAACGCTGGCAGGATGATCAGTCGTGGGAAAGCAACCCAGACAAGGAGTGGGATGCTCAGGCAATGGCTGTTCATGCCGCCATGATCGACCGGATGGATCAGGGCATTGGTCGCATGATCAACGCCCTTCGCGAAACGGGCCAACTGGATAATACCCTGATTCTATTTTTGTCGGATAACGGAGCGAGCCCTGAGAACTGCGCTGCCTATGGCCCCGGTTTTGACCGGCCCAACGAAACCCGCGATGGCCGTAAAATCGTGTACGACCTGAAAAAGCAGATACTGCCCGGTGCCGAAACTTCCTATGCGTCGATTGGTCAACGCTGGGCTAATGTAGCGAATACACCCTACCAATTCTGGAAAGCGGAATCCTATGAAGGGGGTGTCCATACCCCGCTGGTGGCTTTCTGGCCTAAAGGTATCACCGCAAAAAAGGGCTCCTACAGTGCGCAGGTAGGCCACGTTATGGATTTCATGAGCACCTTTACTGAGCTGACTGGTGCTACCTATCCCAAAACGTACAAAGGCCATACCATCACACCCACAACGGGAGTCAGTCTGGTTCCTTCCTTTGCGGGTAAGGCATCCGCTGGCCATGAAACCTTGTTCAACGAACATTTTGGTGCCCGCTACGCCCGCCAGGGCAACTGGAAACTGGTTTCGGCTAGCCGCGATACCACCTGGAGCCTGTTTAATCTGGCAACCGATAAATCCGAAACCCAGGACGTAGCGGCTCAATATCCTGATAAAGTTCAGCAATTGGCCAGCTTATGGCGACAGTGGGCTAACTCGCACGAGGTGTTTCCGAAACCGGGCCGGAAAAAGTAA
- a CDS encoding pyridoxamine 5'-phosphate oxidase family protein → MDSINQQQPEKNHEDLAGTEAGKKISELVSKGSTCYFCTKITTGEPLRTRPMSVQKVDDDGNFWFLSANDSHKNAEIQTDDHVQLLFQGSDYSDFLSVYGVATLSTDKQLIKELWEPILKTWFTEGVDDPRITAIKVDTQEGYYWDNKHGNAVAFVKTIAGAILGKTLDDSIEGKLSV, encoded by the coding sequence ATGGATAGTATCAATCAACAGCAGCCCGAAAAGAATCACGAAGATTTGGCAGGCACTGAAGCCGGCAAAAAAATCAGCGAACTGGTTAGTAAAGGCAGCACCTGTTATTTCTGCACAAAGATCACAACCGGCGAACCGCTACGCACAAGGCCGATGTCGGTACAAAAGGTAGATGACGATGGCAACTTCTGGTTTTTAAGTGCTAACGACAGCCATAAAAATGCAGAAATTCAGACCGACGACCATGTTCAACTCCTGTTCCAGGGCTCGGATTATTCCGATTTCCTAAGTGTATACGGCGTAGCTACGCTCTCTACAGACAAGCAACTCATTAAGGAACTTTGGGAACCGATCTTAAAAACGTGGTTTACGGAGGGCGTCGATGATCCGCGTATTACGGCGATAAAAGTGGATACGCAGGAAGGCTATTACTGGGATAATAAACACGGCAATGCCGTGGCGTTTGTTAAGACGATTGCGGGTGCGATTCTGGGCAAAACGCTGGACGACTCGATCGAAGGAAAGCTAAGCGTATAA